One Anabas testudineus chromosome 15, fAnaTes1.2, whole genome shotgun sequence genomic window carries:
- the LOC113159257 gene encoding 5-hydroxytryptamine receptor 7 produces the protein MVVVGASNGTFGSGNMRSPFMIEDRAGGEDPGSSTNMMISGALAPRLLKIAQDAAEAAVAAAAATSPITSSQPQVMETNGTRCGEQILSYGPVEKVLIGGVLTMLTLSTICGNLLVVISVCFVKKLRQPSNYLIVSLAVADLSVALAVMPFVSITDLIGGQWIFGQFFCNVFIAMDVMCCTASIMTLCVISIDRYLGITKPLTYPVRQNGCCMAKMILSVWLLSASITLPPLFGWAQNVNDGRVCLISQDFGYTVYSTAVAFYIPMSVMLIMYYRIYRAAKLSAAKHTITGFPREGEHGAGMALRGGRGGHDAHRPAESGETGSVEATEAEQEEEAEEESLDCVAAALKLQREVEEECSSRVSRLLKTGEHHQRRKRKNQSIFKREQKAAATLGIVVGAFTFCWLPFFLVSTARPFVCGVECSCVPLWLERTLLWLGYANSLINPFIYAFFNRDLRTTYSNLLRCRYRNINRKLSAAGMHEALKLVEKPDTDV, from the exons ATGGTTGTTGTGGGAGCAAGTAACGGAACGTTTGGAAGTGGCAACATGAGATCGCCCTTCATGATTGAGGATAGAGCCGGTGGAGAAGATCCCGGGAGCTCCACCAACATGATGATCTCAGGGGCTCTTGCGCCCAGGCTCCTGAAGATTGCGCAGGAcgccgcagaggctgcagtgGCAGCGGCAGCAGCGACTTCTCCGATCACCTCCAGTCAACCGCAGGTCATGGAAACGAACGGGACCCGGTGCGGAGAACAGATTCTGAGCTACGGTCCGGTGGAGAAAGTCCTGATCGGAGGGGTCCTCACCATGCTCACGCTGTCCACCATCTGCGGGAACTTATTGGTGGTGATCTCCGTGTGCTTTGTCAAGAAGCTGCGCCAGCCGTCAAACTATTTGATCGTTTCTCTGGCCGTGGCGGACCTCTCAGTGGCTCTGGCTGTGATGCCGTTCGTCAGTATCACGGACCTGATTGGTGGTCAGTGGATTTTCGGACAATTCTTCTGTAACGTTTTTATCGCCATGGACGTGATGTGCTGCACCGCTTCCATCATGACTCTGTGCGTAATCAGCATTGACAG GTATTTGGGTATCACAAAACCCCTGACATATCCTGTCCGGCAAAATGGCTGCTGTATGGCCAAGATGATCCTGTCGGTGTGgctcctctctgcctccatcaCCCTCCCCCCTCTGTTCGGCTGGGCACAGAATGTGAACGACGGACGAGTCTGCCTCATAAGTCAAGATTTTGGCTACACAGTCTACTCCACGGCCGTGGCATTCTACATCCCCATGTCAGTGATGTTGATCATGTACTACAGGATTTATCGAGCAGCCAAACTCAGTGCAGCCAAGCACACCATCACTGGTTTTCCCAGGGAAGGGGAGCACGGAGCAGGGATGGCTCTTCGAGGGGGGAGAGGAGGGCATGATGCCCACCGGCCGGCAGAAtcaggagaaacaggaagtgttgaaGCAACAGAGGctgagcaggaagaggaagctgAGGAGGAGAGCTTGGACTGCGTGGCTGCTGCGTTGAAGCTTCAGcgtgaggtggaggaggagtgcAGCTCTCGTGTGTCCCGCCTCCTCAAGACTGGTGAACACCACCAGCGCCGGAAGAGGAAAAACCAGTCCATCTTCAAACGGGAACAGAAGGCTGCGGCCACACTGGGCATTGTGGTCGGTGCCTTCACCTTCTGCTGGCTTCCATTCTTCTTGGTGTCCACCGCCAGGCCTTTTGTCTGCGGTGTGGAGTGCAGCTGTGTTCCCCTCTGGCTCGAGAGAACTCTGTTGTGGCTCGGTTACGCCAACTCCCTCATTAATCCCttcatttatgcatttttcaACCGGGATCTGAGGACCACCTACAGTAACCTCCTGCGTTGCCGCTACAGGAACATCAACAGGAAGCTGTCAGCGGCCGGCATGCACGAGGCTCTGAAACTGGTGGAGAAGCCAGACACTGACGTTTAA